One window from the genome of Bacillus tianshenii encodes:
- a CDS encoding YdcF family protein, producing MFFHRWLIKRDTTLNKRSFFRKMFIVWVILALINIAFYVSSEGFLIKVAKNLIVEDAKDLKAEAIVVYGGGEGPERLKQAVHLYNKGAAPYIILSGGSASGKNVDKTPWAERMKEIALRVGVPSRAIILDNEAGSTYENAINVIGILQKEKLSSVILVTSPYHMKRSLWVSNEVEKDMDYDVEWKPSSSTIDTFKLDAWWKNEKMKQLVIDEYIKSAGYHVLYKSW from the coding sequence TTGTTTTTCCATAGATGGTTAATTAAGAGAGACACCACTTTAAATAAAAGAAGTTTTTTTCGTAAAATGTTCATAGTATGGGTGATATTAGCCCTTATTAATATTGCTTTTTACGTTTCTTCAGAAGGTTTTTTAATAAAAGTAGCTAAGAATTTAATTGTTGAAGATGCCAAAGATCTTAAAGCAGAAGCAATTGTTGTTTATGGAGGCGGGGAAGGACCCGAGAGATTAAAACAAGCGGTTCATTTATATAACAAAGGTGCCGCTCCTTATATCATTTTAAGTGGCGGTAGTGCTTCTGGTAAAAATGTTGATAAAACACCTTGGGCGGAAAGAATGAAGGAGATAGCTCTTAGAGTTGGAGTCCCATCACGTGCGATAATCTTAGATAATGAAGCAGGCAGTACATATGAAAATGCAATAAATGTAATTGGAATATTACAAAAAGAAAAACTTTCCTCAGTCATTTTGGTAACATCCCCTTATCATATGAAGCGATCACTTTGGGTAAGTAATGAAGTGGAAAAAGACATGGATTATGACGTAGAGTGGAAGCCTAGTTCCTCAACGATAGATACATTCAAATTAGATGCTTGGTGGAAAAATGAAAAGATGAAACAACTTGTAATTGATGAATATATAAAAAGTGCAGGATACCATGTTTTGTATAAGTCTTGGTAA
- a CDS encoding cytochrome c biogenesis protein CcdA, protein MNEVNIILAFGAGFLSFISPCCLPLYPAFISYITGVSVNELKEDNGFMQKRAILHTLFFLLGFSIIFIALGLSTTLIGELFVRFSDLIRQVGAIFIIFFGFVIVGIFKPKFLMQDKKLQIKNRPSGYLGSSLIGIGFAAGWTPCTGPILAAIIALGITNPEQSMFYMFAYILGFSIPFFLMAFFIGKMKWIKRHNQKLMQIGGYLMILMGVVLYFDWMTKVASYMTNNFFGGFTGF, encoded by the coding sequence TTGAATGAAGTAAATATTATCCTCGCATTTGGGGCAGGGTTTTTATCGTTTATTTCGCCATGCTGTTTACCGTTGTACCCAGCGTTTATTTCCTATATAACAGGTGTATCGGTAAATGAATTGAAAGAAGATAATGGATTTATGCAGAAAAGAGCGATTTTACATACGCTTTTCTTTTTGCTCGGCTTTTCAATTATCTTTATTGCCCTTGGCTTATCGACGACATTGATTGGTGAACTTTTTGTTCGTTTTAGTGATTTAATTCGTCAGGTTGGTGCAATTTTTATTATTTTCTTCGGTTTTGTGATTGTCGGTATTTTCAAACCGAAATTTCTGATGCAGGATAAAAAGCTGCAAATTAAAAACCGGCCATCTGGTTATTTAGGATCAAGTTTAATTGGAATTGGATTTGCAGCTGGCTGGACGCCTTGTACAGGGCCGATTCTTGCTGCGATTATTGCACTTGGCATAACCAACCCTGAACAGAGCATGTTTTATATGTTTGCCTATATTCTCGGCTTTTCGATTCCGTTTTTCCTAATGGCGTTCTTTATTGGAAAGATGAAATGGATTAAACGTCATAACCAAAAGTTAATGCAAATTGGCGGATATTTGATGATTTTGATGGGGGTTGTTTTGTACTTTGACTGGATGACAAAAGTTGCGTCTTATATGACAAATAACTTCTTTGGCGGTTTTACAGGGTTTTAG
- the proC gene encoding pyrroline-5-carboxylate reductase, producing MLKNQTVAFLGAGSMAEAMIAGIVESEKLPREQVIVTNRSNEERLQEMRNKYGIRAMKKEELFFEEIDMFILAMKPKDAEKALASIKDDIRPDQTVLSVLAGISTPFMEENLKYGQQVIRVMPNTSSMIGESATAISPGRHVGMDKVMMAKELLQAIGQVYIMDEEKMDIFTGIAGSGPAYFYHLMEHIERTGMEAGLEPEQAREIGAQTILGAAKMMIEREETPSQLRENVTSPNGTTAAGLDALAKHGGGEAIGEAIKGAAKRSKELSEQLERKYATV from the coding sequence ATGCTTAAAAATCAAACTGTCGCATTTTTAGGGGCAGGTTCTATGGCAGAAGCCATGATTGCAGGAATTGTTGAATCAGAAAAGTTACCACGTGAACAAGTGATTGTTACAAATAGAAGTAATGAAGAGCGACTACAAGAAATGAGAAATAAATATGGAATTCGGGCAATGAAGAAAGAAGAACTTTTCTTTGAAGAAATAGATATGTTTATATTAGCAATGAAGCCGAAAGATGCTGAAAAAGCATTAGCTTCTATTAAAGATGATATTCGTCCAGACCAAACCGTTCTTTCTGTACTGGCTGGTATTTCAACACCATTTATGGAAGAGAACTTGAAATATGGCCAGCAGGTTATTCGGGTTATGCCAAACACTTCAAGCATGATTGGTGAATCTGCAACTGCTATTTCACCAGGGCGTCATGTAGGAATGGACAAAGTGATGATGGCAAAGGAATTACTACAGGCAATTGGTCAAGTCTATATTATGGATGAAGAGAAAATGGATATCTTTACAGGGATTGCTGGAAGCGGCCCAGCATATTTCTATCATTTAATGGAGCATATTGAACGTACTGGAATGGAAGCTGGTCTAGAACCAGAACAAGCGAGAGAAATTGGTGCGCAAACGATTTTAGGTGCTGCAAAAATGATGATTGAACGTGAAGAAACGCCATCACAGCTGCGTGAAAATGTCACATCTCCAAACGGTACGACAGCAGCTGGTCTTGATGCATTAGCTAAACATGGCGGTGGAGAAGCAATTGGAGAAGCGATTAAAGGTGCAGCGAAACGTTCAAAAGAATTAAGTGAACAGCTAGAACGAAAATACGCAACCGTCTAA
- a CDS encoding UDP-glucose/GDP-mannose dehydrogenase family protein: MIKHISVIGTGYVGLVTGVCLAEVGHFVTCIDVDENKVKMLKEGKSPIFEPGLEDLILKTMKQNRLMFTTTHEEGFKDAEVIYIAVGTPQSENGSADLTYIEQAAINIAKNIQRDTIVVTKSTVPVGTNDWIKELIDENKVGNYKVNIVSNPEFLREGSAIGDTFSGDRIVIGTDCEKTFLTMKAINEPFGIPIVHTGVKSAEMIKYASNAFLATKISFINEIASICEKLGANIEDVALGMGMDNRIGRQFLNAGIGYGGSCFPKDTNALVQIAGNIEHQFSLLEAVIEVNNRQQESLVLKALEHLGSLKNKRIAVLGLAFKPNTDDMREAASQVIIKQLFNLNANIVAYDPIAVENAKKLLPQGIQYSTTIEEALKGADAVFIVTEWNEVKAVPLETYPKLMKTAVIFDGRNCYDLEDVRKHAVDYYSVGRPLVRNLNYKVNN; encoded by the coding sequence ATGATAAAACATATTTCAGTTATCGGTACAGGGTATGTCGGTCTAGTAACAGGGGTTTGTTTAGCGGAAGTTGGCCATTTTGTAACATGTATTGATGTCGATGAAAATAAAGTGAAGATGTTAAAGGAAGGTAAATCCCCGATCTTTGAACCAGGTTTAGAAGACTTAATTTTAAAAACAATGAAACAGAATCGCTTGATGTTTACTACAACTCATGAAGAGGGCTTTAAAGATGCAGAAGTGATTTATATTGCAGTCGGTACGCCACAAAGTGAAAATGGCTCTGCTGATTTGACTTACATCGAACAGGCAGCTATTAACATTGCAAAGAATATTCAGCGGGATACGATTGTTGTTACAAAGAGTACAGTACCTGTTGGAACAAATGACTGGATTAAAGAGCTAATAGATGAAAATAAAGTAGGTAACTATAAAGTAAATATCGTCTCAAACCCGGAGTTTCTACGCGAAGGGTCAGCTATCGGTGATACATTTAGTGGTGATCGAATTGTAATTGGGACGGATTGTGAAAAAACCTTTTTAACTATGAAGGCAATTAACGAGCCATTTGGAATACCCATCGTTCATACGGGGGTAAAAAGTGCAGAGATGATTAAATACGCTTCCAATGCATTTTTGGCTACTAAAATCAGTTTTATTAATGAGATTGCTTCGATCTGTGAAAAGTTAGGAGCAAATATTGAAGATGTGGCATTAGGTATGGGAATGGATAATCGCATTGGAAGACAATTTCTAAATGCAGGGATCGGGTATGGTGGTTCATGTTTTCCGAAGGACACGAATGCGCTTGTGCAAATTGCAGGAAATATTGAACACCAATTTTCTCTTCTTGAGGCTGTAATTGAAGTAAATAATCGCCAGCAAGAAAGTTTAGTGTTGAAAGCCCTTGAACACTTAGGAAGCTTAAAAAACAAACGTATAGCAGTGCTTGGCTTAGCCTTTAAGCCAAATACAGACGATATGCGCGAAGCAGCTTCTCAAGTAATCATCAAGCAACTTTTCAATCTTAACGCCAATATCGTTGCTTATGATCCGATTGCTGTTGAAAATGCGAAGAAACTTTTACCTCAAGGGATTCAATATTCCACGACAATTGAAGAAGCACTTAAAGGCGCTGATGCTGTATTTATTGTAACGGAATGGAATGAAGTTAAAGCAGTACCGTTAGAAACGTATCCAAAACTGATGAAAACTGCTGTGATTTTTGATGGAAGAAACTGTTATGATTTAGAGGATGTTAGAAAGCATGCAGTCGATTATTATTCAGTTGGCCGGCCCTTAGTTAGAAATTTAAATTATAAGGTGAATAACTAA
- the proB gene encoding glutamate 5-kinase, whose product MSQDNKQKRVVIKIGSSSLTSQHGEMSRRKLENLVDEIVQVKEAGHEVLLVSSGAVAAGYRKLGCLSRPESLPEKQAAASIGQGLLIEAYSDLLLSHGYVGSQILITRSDFSDEKRYNNARNTINVLLERGIIPIVNENDTVTIDRLKFGDNDTLSAKVAGLVSADMLIILSDIDGLYNDDPRKNPNAKLLDRVEEITDDIEDMAGEPGSSVGTGGMRSKIDAFKIAMASGIPAFLGKAGVPNILKDAVEYEATGTYFEAPNDMENLNQKKQWIAFNSGPKGDVVLNHRAKKYVIDKEEPILLKDIYHVQGTFTAGDVVRIQHIEGDEVGLGVVNFTSDDLKSYAENEQYSQSKDIAVKREHLVCHLDVSIPMGV is encoded by the coding sequence GTGTCCCAGGACAATAAACAGAAACGAGTCGTTATCAAAATTGGAAGCAGCTCATTAACAAGCCAACATGGAGAGATGAGCCGTCGAAAATTAGAAAACCTAGTAGATGAAATTGTACAAGTAAAAGAGGCGGGACACGAAGTCTTACTCGTATCCTCTGGTGCAGTAGCAGCAGGATATCGAAAGCTTGGCTGCCTCTCTCGTCCAGAATCATTACCTGAAAAGCAGGCAGCAGCATCTATTGGTCAAGGTTTATTAATTGAAGCATATTCGGACCTTTTACTATCGCACGGATATGTCGGTTCACAAATTTTAATCACACGCAGTGATTTTTCCGATGAGAAACGGTACAATAACGCGCGTAATACGATTAATGTCTTACTAGAGCGTGGCATTATCCCAATCGTCAATGAAAATGATACGGTTACAATCGACCGTTTGAAGTTCGGTGATAATGATACTTTATCTGCTAAAGTAGCAGGATTAGTGAGTGCAGATATGTTAATCATTCTTTCAGATATTGACGGGTTATATAATGATGACCCACGCAAAAATCCAAACGCAAAATTACTCGACCGTGTGGAAGAAATTACAGATGATATCGAAGACATGGCCGGTGAGCCAGGAAGCAGTGTTGGCACAGGTGGTATGCGTTCAAAAATTGATGCCTTTAAGATTGCAATGGCATCAGGTATTCCTGCCTTCTTAGGGAAAGCTGGTGTACCGAATATTTTAAAGGATGCGGTAGAGTACGAAGCAACTGGCACATATTTTGAAGCGCCAAATGATATGGAAAACCTGAATCAAAAGAAACAATGGATTGCATTTAATTCAGGACCAAAAGGTGACGTGGTGCTTAACCATAGAGCGAAGAAATACGTTATTGATAAAGAAGAACCGATTCTGCTTAAAGACATTTACCATGTACAAGGAACCTTTACTGCTGGTGATGTCGTGCGCATTCAGCATATAGAAGGAGATGAAGTAGGCTTAGGTGTTGTGAACTTTACATCTGACGACTTAAAATCCTACGCAGAGAATGAACAGTATTCACAAAGTAAAGACATTGCAGTGAAACGTGAGCATCTTGTCTGTCATTTAGACGTCTCAATACCTATGGGTGTATAA
- a CDS encoding aminotransferase class I/II-fold pyridoxal phosphate-dependent enzyme produces MQKKRIFLSSPHMSGLEQRFIHEAFDSNWIAPLGPNVDQFENELAQYTGAYGAAALSSGTAAIHLALEILNVGEGDKVICSSLTFVASANPILYQKAIPILIDSEPNTWNMSPSALQEALEQASKEEDMPKAIIVVNLYGQSADMDEILRLAKEYGDIPVIEDAAESLGAFYKGKASGTFGKFGIFSFNGNKIITTSGGGALISNDKGALDRVRFLATQARDPAPHYQHHIKGYNYRMSNILAGIGRGQLQVLNDRVAARRRVYQQYKSELSYIDGITFMPEPEGYYSTRWLTALTVDPERVNITRDMIIEELERANIETRPVWKPLHLQPLFKGCKYYNHSGQDVSSDLFNYGVCLPSGSNLERDEQNLIIDLIKNLIKKYNY; encoded by the coding sequence ATGCAAAAAAAACGAATTTTTCTTTCATCTCCCCATATGAGTGGATTGGAGCAAAGGTTTATACATGAAGCGTTTGATTCGAATTGGATTGCTCCGCTGGGTCCAAATGTTGACCAATTTGAAAATGAATTAGCACAATATACAGGTGCTTACGGAGCTGCAGCGTTAAGCTCTGGCACAGCAGCGATTCACCTTGCTTTAGAGATATTGAATGTTGGAGAAGGAGATAAAGTGATTTGCTCCTCTCTAACTTTTGTAGCTAGCGCAAATCCAATCTTGTACCAGAAGGCTATACCAATATTAATTGATTCAGAGCCTAATACATGGAATATGTCACCTTCTGCATTGCAAGAAGCATTAGAGCAAGCTTCGAAAGAAGAAGACATGCCTAAAGCAATTATTGTCGTAAATTTATATGGACAAAGCGCAGATATGGATGAGATATTACGTTTGGCAAAGGAATACGGTGATATTCCAGTTATAGAAGACGCGGCTGAATCTTTAGGTGCTTTCTATAAAGGGAAAGCTAGTGGTACCTTTGGTAAGTTTGGTATCTTTTCATTTAATGGAAATAAAATTATCACAACTTCTGGTGGAGGGGCACTTATCTCAAATGATAAAGGCGCATTAGATAGAGTACGGTTTCTTGCTACACAAGCTCGAGACCCCGCTCCTCATTATCAACATCATATAAAAGGTTACAATTATCGTATGAGTAACATTTTAGCAGGTATTGGAAGAGGACAGCTTCAAGTTTTAAATGATAGAGTGGCAGCTCGACGAAGAGTGTATCAGCAGTATAAATCAGAATTATCCTATATAGATGGGATAACATTTATGCCTGAGCCGGAAGGATACTATTCAACTCGTTGGTTAACAGCTTTAACAGTAGATCCTGAAAGAGTGAATATCACAAGAGATATGATTATTGAAGAACTAGAAAGGGCTAATATTGAGACACGTCCCGTTTGGAAGCCACTTCATCTTCAACCTTTGTTTAAGGGGTGTAAATATTATAACCATAGTGGGCAAGATGTATCAAGCGACCTCTTTAACTATGGGGTATGTTTGCCGTCAGGATCGAATTTGGAAAGAGATGAACAAAACCTTATTATTGACTTAATCAAAAATTTAATTAAAAAGTATAATTATTAA
- a CDS encoding DNA topoisomerase III, translating into MKLIIAEKPDQGTKLAAPFSYEKREGYLEIAPNEYFPKGAYLTWAIGHLCELVPPEEYNPSWKKWSLNTMPIIPERFQHRVTRGKSKQFNIIKKLLRSKEVTNVIVGSDAGREGEAIVRIILSLCQNQKPIQRLWISSLTPNAVKNGFANLLKEEDTRPVYYEALSRACADWLVGMNASRVYTLLLQQKGISDVFSTGRVQTPTLALIVQREKEIENFKSEPFWEVVANFNVEGKTYEGKWHKDGETRIKDEKMAKAIEQFCRQKPAEVQQVEKERKEFQPPYLFNLSALQATANKAYKFSPKKTLDIAQKLYVKGIISYPRSDSSFVTSEEAAGFPDILSKLSSLSDYKGLLPAPLSSITNNKRYVNAKKVTDHYAIIPTEQVTDPKKLSADEQKIYDLIIRRLIAAHYEKAIFDYTTIYTIVDGRATFLSKGKEQVEEGWRVVIYGQKKPEKKDDEEQMLPSIEQGERGEVKTVHVKAGKTQPPKRYTEGQLITLMKTAGKHLEDKDLIKVLTQTEGLGTEATRAGIIGVLKDRKYIDVKKNQVYATDKGKLLIEAIGESILASPEMTAKWEQRLREIGQNQASPQGFMEQAKKLSVKLIEDAKQQSSAWSFDGIDVESIQDTRKKKYSSGTVVGKCKKCGGKMIDKGSFYGCSNYAKTNCDFTISKKILGKTVSQTNVKKLLQDGKTNLIKGFKKGEKTFDAYLTWSNDNTSIRFEFKQ; encoded by the coding sequence ATGAAATTAATCATTGCTGAAAAACCTGATCAAGGAACGAAGCTTGCAGCACCATTTTCATATGAAAAAAGAGAGGGTTATCTTGAAATTGCTCCGAACGAATATTTCCCTAAAGGAGCTTATCTGACATGGGCGATCGGTCATCTATGTGAACTTGTTCCGCCAGAGGAATACAACCCAAGCTGGAAGAAATGGTCGCTTAACACAATGCCGATTATTCCCGAACGGTTTCAGCACCGTGTAACCCGGGGAAAAAGCAAGCAATTTAACATTATTAAGAAGTTGCTGCGATCTAAAGAAGTAACCAATGTCATTGTCGGAAGTGATGCAGGACGGGAAGGGGAAGCGATTGTTCGGATAATTCTATCATTATGTCAAAATCAAAAACCAATTCAAAGGCTGTGGATTTCATCGTTAACACCGAATGCAGTGAAAAATGGCTTTGCGAATTTATTAAAAGAAGAAGATACAAGACCTGTCTACTATGAAGCATTAAGCAGAGCTTGTGCAGATTGGCTTGTAGGGATGAACGCCTCCCGTGTATACACGCTGCTTCTTCAGCAAAAAGGTATTTCTGATGTGTTTTCAACTGGGCGTGTTCAAACTCCAACCCTTGCCTTAATTGTTCAGCGGGAAAAAGAAATTGAAAACTTTAAGTCAGAACCGTTTTGGGAAGTGGTTGCTAATTTTAATGTGGAAGGAAAGACGTATGAAGGCAAGTGGCATAAGGATGGCGAAACCCGTATTAAAGACGAGAAGATGGCAAAAGCAATTGAGCAATTTTGTCGTCAAAAACCTGCCGAGGTACAACAGGTTGAAAAAGAAAGAAAAGAATTTCAACCGCCATATTTGTTTAACCTTTCTGCTCTACAGGCCACTGCAAACAAAGCGTATAAATTTTCACCTAAAAAAACACTCGACATTGCACAAAAGCTGTATGTAAAGGGGATTATTTCTTACCCGAGGTCTGACTCCAGCTTTGTAACAAGTGAAGAAGCAGCGGGGTTTCCAGATATTTTAAGCAAACTTAGCAGCCTAAGTGATTATAAAGGACTTTTGCCTGCACCTCTTTCCTCCATTACGAATAATAAGCGTTATGTAAATGCAAAGAAAGTGACGGATCACTATGCAATTATTCCGACTGAACAAGTCACTGATCCGAAAAAACTATCAGCCGATGAACAAAAAATCTATGACTTAATTATCCGTCGTTTGATTGCGGCGCACTATGAGAAAGCAATTTTTGATTATACTACGATTTATACAATCGTAGATGGTCGTGCAACCTTTCTTTCAAAAGGAAAAGAACAGGTAGAAGAAGGCTGGCGGGTAGTAATCTACGGACAGAAGAAGCCAGAAAAGAAAGATGATGAGGAGCAAATGCTGCCGAGCATTGAGCAAGGAGAACGTGGAGAGGTTAAAACAGTACATGTAAAGGCAGGTAAAACACAACCACCAAAGCGTTATACGGAAGGTCAATTAATTACCTTAATGAAAACAGCGGGTAAGCACCTTGAAGATAAAGACCTTATCAAAGTGTTAACACAAACAGAGGGCTTAGGAACAGAGGCGACACGTGCAGGTATTATTGGTGTATTGAAAGACCGAAAGTATATCGATGTGAAGAAAAATCAAGTATATGCAACAGATAAAGGGAAGCTACTAATTGAAGCAATCGGAGAGAGCATCTTAGCATCACCAGAAATGACGGCGAAATGGGAACAACGGCTGCGAGAGATCGGTCAAAATCAAGCGTCTCCACAAGGGTTTATGGAGCAAGCAAAGAAGCTTTCGGTCAAGTTAATTGAAGATGCTAAGCAGCAAAGCTCGGCTTGGAGCTTTGACGGTATCGATGTAGAGTCGATTCAAGATACGCGAAAAAAGAAATATTCAAGCGGCACTGTCGTTGGTAAATGTAAAAAATGTGGTGGAAAAATGATTGATAAAGGGAGCTTCTATGGTTGTTCAAACTATGCGAAGACGAATTGTGATTTTACAATTTCTAAGAAGATTTTAGGAAAAACTGTTTCACAAACTAATGTGAAAAAGCTTCTACAAGATGGCAAAACAAACCTTATTAAAGGGTTCAAAAAAGGAGAAAAAACATTTGATGCTTATTTAACGTGGAGTAATGACAATACAAGTATTCGTTTTGAATTTAAACAATAA
- a CDS encoding glutamate-5-semialdehyde dehydrogenase, translating to MTLVKENISKVEEQAIEAKKAAKALSLLTTEEKNEALHIIADKLEASYETILQANEEDLEKGREKGFDEAFMDRLALSKERISDFASGLREVAGHTDPSGVVESSWTLDNGLKVETVRVPLGVIGMIYEARPNVTVDATGLALKSGNAIVLKGGSSAITSNKAIVAVMHEALADTKIPVEAIQFIDSTDRSATKELFTMKQHIDVLIPRGGGSLINAVVENATVPVLETGVGNCHLYIDDQADVDKAISILINAKTDRPAVCNAAETLVVHEKWLEANKDALIDALNEAGIGVHGDEAVVSAIPGAKLAEESDWANEYLSLNIAIKSVANVDEAIDHIETYGTKHSEAIITENEETAKRFLTLVDAAALYHNASTRFTDGSALGFGAEIGISTQKLHARGPMGLPALTTVKYMMKGNGQIR from the coding sequence GTGACACTAGTAAAAGAAAACATTTCGAAGGTTGAAGAGCAAGCGATTGAAGCAAAGAAAGCAGCAAAAGCATTAAGTCTACTAACAACAGAAGAAAAAAATGAAGCACTTCATATCATTGCAGATAAATTAGAAGCAAGCTATGAAACCATTTTACAAGCAAATGAAGAAGACCTTGAGAAGGGGCGCGAAAAAGGTTTCGATGAGGCATTTATGGACCGCCTTGCCTTATCAAAGGAACGGATTTCGGACTTTGCAAGCGGACTTCGTGAAGTGGCAGGTCACACTGACCCTTCAGGAGTCGTAGAATCGAGCTGGACATTGGATAATGGGCTAAAAGTTGAAACAGTTCGAGTGCCACTTGGTGTTATCGGCATGATTTATGAAGCTCGTCCAAATGTGACAGTTGATGCAACAGGTCTTGCCTTAAAATCTGGAAATGCAATCGTGTTAAAAGGCGGTTCTTCTGCGATTACTTCCAATAAAGCAATTGTGGCGGTTATGCATGAAGCGTTAGCAGATACAAAGATTCCAGTAGAAGCGATTCAGTTTATCGATAGCACAGACCGCTCTGCAACAAAAGAACTGTTTACAATGAAGCAGCATATTGATGTGCTTATCCCGCGTGGTGGCGGCTCACTTATCAATGCTGTAGTGGAAAATGCAACAGTACCTGTACTTGAAACAGGAGTAGGGAATTGTCACCTTTATATCGATGACCAAGCAGATGTAGATAAAGCAATCTCTATTCTAATCAATGCAAAAACAGATCGTCCTGCAGTTTGTAATGCAGCGGAAACACTTGTCGTGCATGAAAAGTGGCTTGAAGCAAACAAAGATGCATTAATCGACGCTTTAAATGAAGCCGGCATCGGCGTGCACGGTGATGAAGCGGTTGTCTCAGCAATTCCAGGTGCAAAGCTTGCTGAAGAAAGCGACTGGGCAAATGAGTATTTAAGCTTAAACATTGCTATTAAGTCAGTTGCAAATGTGGATGAAGCAATTGATCATATTGAAACATATGGTACAAAGCATTCAGAAGCAATCATTACAGAAAATGAAGAAACTGCAAAACGATTCCTAACGCTTGTCGATGCTGCAGCTCTTTACCATAACGCAAGCACACGCTTTACAGATGGAAGTGCACTCGGTTTTGGCGCAGAAATCGGGATTTCTACCCAAAAGCTTCATGCACGCGGACCAATGGGGTTACCAGCTCTTACAACTGTAAAGTATATGATGAAAGGGAACGGACAAATTCGATAA
- a CDS encoding dicarboxylate/amino acid:cation symporter, giving the protein MKLSTKIIIGLVLGAITGIVLNLASPDLFDGLDKYLLGPVGTIFLNLIKMLVVPIVFFSITLGTAGLGDPKKLGRIGLKTITFFLITTAIAITIAMSLAYVVEPGAAGSFDTSNAEFKEEEAPPIMDTLINIIPTNPIKAMVDGEMLQIISFSVLVGLGITMLGRKAKGLYDIIDQGNELMMYLVNLIMYTAPYGAFALIASAVGSQGFDALKAMGLYMIVVATALIIHGIVTYGLAVMLIAKKSPLWFFKEFAPAMSVAFSTSSSSATLPVSMQTAQKRLNVPEPISSFVQPLGATINMDGTAIMQGVATIFIAQVYDVQLTFVQLIMVILTAVLASIGTAGVPGVGLIMLAMVLKQVGLPVEGIALIIGVDRLLDMTRTAINIAGDATCALVVSETEQRREQKAKA; this is encoded by the coding sequence ATGAAATTATCGACTAAGATTATTATTGGCCTTGTATTAGGGGCAATTACAGGTATTGTACTTAACTTAGCATCTCCAGATCTTTTCGATGGATTGGACAAGTACTTACTTGGCCCAGTAGGTACAATTTTCTTGAATCTAATTAAAATGCTCGTTGTTCCAATTGTATTCTTTTCAATCACTCTCGGAACAGCTGGACTGGGCGATCCGAAAAAATTAGGTCGCATCGGACTGAAGACGATTACATTCTTTCTTATCACAACTGCAATCGCTATCACAATTGCAATGTCGCTAGCTTATGTGGTGGAACCAGGTGCTGCAGGGTCTTTTGATACGTCAAATGCTGAGTTTAAAGAAGAAGAAGCACCACCTATTATGGACACGCTTATTAACATCATCCCTACCAACCCTATTAAAGCAATGGTAGATGGTGAAATGCTACAAATCATTTCTTTCTCTGTATTAGTTGGACTCGGAATCACAATGCTAGGAAGAAAAGCAAAAGGACTATACGACATTATCGATCAAGGTAATGAATTGATGATGTACCTTGTAAACCTCATTATGTACACGGCTCCATATGGTGCATTTGCCTTGATTGCATCCGCAGTCGGAAGCCAAGGTTTTGATGCGTTGAAGGCAATGGGATTATATATGATTGTCGTTGCCACTGCATTAATTATTCATGGTATTGTTACGTATGGTTTAGCCGTTATGCTGATTGCCAAAAAGAGCCCGCTATGGTTCTTTAAAGAATTTGCTCCAGCAATGAGTGTAGCGTTCAGTACATCAAGCAGTAGTGCAACATTGCCAGTATCTATGCAGACAGCTCAAAAACGACTTAATGTACCTGAGCCAATCAGCAGCTTCGTTCAACCGTTGGGTGCTACAATCAACATGGATGGAACCGCTATCATGCAAGGTGTTGCAACAATATTCATTGCCCAAGTATATGATGTACAGCTTACATTCGTTCAATTAATTATGGTTATTTTAACTGCTGTATTAGCAAGTATCGGAACAGCCGGTGTCCCAGGTGTTGGTCTTATCATGCTTGCGATGGTTCTTAAGCAAGTTGGCCTTCCGGTTGAAGGTATTGCCTTAATTATCGGGGTTGACCGTCTTCTTGATATGACAAGAACAGCGATTAACATTGCTGGTGATGCAACTTGTGCATTAGTTGTTTCAGAGACAGAACAAAGACGTGAACAAAAAGCGAAAGCATAA